The Actinomadura sp. WMMB 499 genome includes a window with the following:
- a CDS encoding HAD family hydrolase, with product MSPETAAEALRSARTGRGPVLGFDLDLTLADTRAGISAVYAALAAESGVPIDTGAVVGRLGPPLEVELAYWFPPAEVPAMAARYRAIYPEVALPATVAMPGAAAALDAVRARDGRIVVVSGKNQADTERTVRFLGLPADAVVGGLFGADKGAALREHGAGAYIGDHTGDVDAARAAAAVAVGVATGPFDAAALTAYGADVVLPDLHAFPDWLGSFTAR from the coding sequence ATGTCACCGGAAACGGCCGCCGAAGCCCTCCGGAGCGCGCGGACCGGCCGGGGGCCGGTCCTCGGATTCGACCTCGACCTGACCCTCGCCGACACCCGCGCCGGCATCTCCGCGGTGTACGCGGCGCTCGCCGCCGAGAGCGGCGTCCCCATCGACACCGGCGCGGTCGTGGGACGGCTCGGGCCGCCGCTGGAGGTCGAGCTCGCGTACTGGTTCCCGCCCGCCGAGGTGCCCGCGATGGCGGCCCGGTACCGGGCGATCTACCCCGAGGTCGCGCTCCCGGCGACGGTCGCCATGCCGGGCGCGGCGGCGGCGCTGGACGCGGTGCGCGCGCGGGACGGCCGGATCGTGGTGGTGTCCGGCAAGAACCAGGCCGACACCGAGCGGACGGTCCGGTTCCTGGGGCTGCCCGCGGACGCCGTGGTCGGCGGGCTGTTCGGCGCCGACAAGGGCGCCGCGCTGCGCGAGCACGGCGCCGGCGCCTACATCGGGGACCACACCGGCGACGTGGACGCGGCCCGCGCCGCCGCGGCGGTCGCCGTCGGCGTCGCGACGGGGCCGTTCGACGCCGCCGCGCTGACCGCCTACGGCGCGGACGTGGTGCTGCCGGACCTGCACGCGTTCCCGGACTGGCTCGGGAGTTTCACCGCCCGCTGA
- a CDS encoding DUF2530 domain-containing protein, protein MTRQRRPDPPPMETNDVRIAVVGTGAWAVALAVLLLVGLPAEDRWWIWVCVTGIAIGLFATWYIPRLQAGRARAETERATARREHEHS, encoded by the coding sequence ATGACGCGCCAGCGCCGCCCCGACCCGCCGCCGATGGAGACCAACGACGTCCGCATCGCGGTCGTCGGCACGGGCGCCTGGGCCGTCGCGCTCGCCGTCCTGCTCCTCGTCGGCCTGCCCGCCGAGGACCGCTGGTGGATCTGGGTGTGCGTCACCGGCATCGCCATCGGCCTGTTCGCCACCTGGTACATCCCGCGCCTGCAGGCGGGGAGGGCCCGCGCGGAGACCGAGCGCGCCACCGCCCGCCGCGAACACGAACACTCCTGA
- a CDS encoding MarR family winged helix-turn-helix transcriptional regulator yields MSMSTEHTPGARSPELAEELRISIARLSRRLRTLRPEASEGGVDSPLPLTQFAALAAIERHGSMTPRELADHEKVQPPSMTRVIGHLEDQGLVARSPHPTDGRQVVLQATERGCTLLAAERRRKEAWLSRRLGELTEDEREILHRAAPVIDKLSRS; encoded by the coding sequence ATGAGCATGTCCACAGAACACACCCCGGGTGCGCGGTCGCCGGAGCTGGCGGAGGAGCTGCGCATCTCGATCGCGCGGCTGTCGCGGCGGCTGCGCACGCTGCGCCCGGAGGCGTCCGAGGGCGGGGTGGACAGCCCGCTGCCGCTCACCCAGTTCGCGGCGCTGGCGGCGATCGAGCGGCACGGCTCGATGACGCCCCGCGAGCTGGCCGATCACGAGAAGGTGCAGCCGCCGTCGATGACGCGGGTGATCGGGCATCTGGAGGACCAGGGGCTCGTGGCGCGCAGCCCGCATCCGACGGACGGACGGCAGGTCGTCCTGCAGGCGACCGAACGCGGGTGCACGCTGCTGGCGGCCGAGCGGCGGCGCAAGGAGGCGTGGCTGTCGCGGCGGCTCGGGGAGCTGACCGAGGACGAGCGGGAGATCCTGCACCGGGCCGCCCCGGTGATCGACAAGCTCAGCCGTTCCTGA
- a CDS encoding sacsin N-terminal ATP-binding-like domain-containing protein, translated as MTARTAATDPAAPDPFGTRTLRERVLHAWDASPARFREDANTEDDHALGGYRDRVIVELAQNAADAAARAGVPGRLRLTLERGVLTAANTGAPLDAAGVEALSTLRASAKRDDTGAVGRFGVGFAAVVAVTDAPAIASRTGAVAWSRDRARDLAAAVSGAAPEVERRAGRVPLLRLPFALPAADAPPIPDGFDTAVRLPLRDDAAAASVRTRLAEVAAPLLLALPALESVEITVDGAHRTLTARRHRPGRAGGTAAPDGPGGAPDGAAGFGADGAAGAAVVIDGVEWATVEAHGEVPAELLADRPVEERDRPFWLVRWALPEGGDVPRALHAPTPTDEPLDLPALLIASFPLAPDRRHAAPGPLADFLVERAADAYVRLLGARAASPEVLRLVPGPVAAGELDARLRRAILERLPEAPVLPGGARGRDALVLDAPAPFVELLGGHGDGDGPAVFGGLLPAGWPARSPALAALGARRIELADVVDELAAIEREPGWWRGVYAALDGADADGLGALPVPLADDRLVRGPRGLLIADGVDPAGLGALGLRFVHPEAVHPLLRRLGAVEAGPRAVLADPAVRAAVEESFDAEDPAAVAEAVLGLVAAGSVDPGDEPWLAELALPGEDGELYPAGELLLPGSPLRGLMADDAPFGVVDGEVLERWGAEALAAAGVLDGFALARGEDVDLTALADEAETLELDGEERWADDVLRRIGPQDLPPAVPELTAVRDLELVDDWAAALRLLAEPPWRAAIVEPAHVTLHTGRRAAVPSYTAWWLARRPVLDGRRPGEFRLPGDDSLAGLYDPAPTGPDGPDERLLTALGVRTSLDDLLDEPGGARELLERLADPARDVARDRLGALWTALADALADEPDLDVDPPERVRAVVGAGVGDGAGGAVEVVDAGDALVLDRPDLLPLLAGQPLVIAARGREDRLAELLDLPLASEEVAGEVGGPGTERPVPDAVRAVLPGAPDVYRAHDRLTVDGTDVPWWVGDGGVHADGPAGLARALAWAAGEWEARLRAEAVLRDPGALAVLLAESDLDG; from the coding sequence GTGACCGCCCGCACCGCGGCCACCGACCCGGCGGCCCCCGACCCCTTCGGCACCCGGACGCTCCGCGAGCGGGTGCTGCACGCCTGGGACGCGTCCCCCGCGCGGTTCCGGGAGGACGCCAACACCGAGGACGACCACGCCCTCGGCGGCTACCGCGACCGGGTGATCGTCGAGCTGGCGCAGAACGCCGCCGACGCGGCCGCCCGAGCCGGCGTGCCCGGCCGCCTCCGGCTGACGCTGGAGCGCGGCGTCCTCACGGCCGCGAACACCGGCGCGCCCCTCGACGCCGCCGGGGTCGAGGCCCTGTCGACGCTCCGCGCGTCCGCGAAACGGGACGACACGGGCGCCGTGGGCCGCTTCGGCGTCGGCTTCGCCGCCGTCGTCGCCGTCACCGACGCCCCCGCCATCGCGTCCCGCACCGGCGCCGTCGCCTGGTCGCGCGACCGCGCCCGCGATCTCGCCGCGGCCGTGTCCGGGGCCGCCCCGGAGGTCGAGCGCCGCGCCGGCCGGGTGCCGCTGCTGCGGTTGCCGTTCGCCCTGCCCGCCGCGGACGCCCCGCCGATCCCGGACGGCTTCGACACCGCCGTCCGGCTGCCGCTGCGCGACGACGCCGCGGCCGCGTCCGTCCGGACCCGGCTGGCCGAGGTCGCGGCTCCGCTGCTGCTCGCGCTGCCGGCCCTCGAATCGGTGGAGATCACGGTCGACGGCGCCCACCGCACCCTCACCGCCCGGCGGCACCGGCCGGGCCGGGCCGGCGGGACCGCCGCACCGGACGGGCCGGGCGGCGCCCCGGACGGCGCGGCCGGGTTCGGCGCGGACGGCGCGGCCGGTGCGGCCGTGGTGATCGACGGGGTCGAGTGGGCGACCGTCGAGGCGCACGGGGAGGTGCCCGCCGAACTGCTCGCCGACCGGCCGGTCGAGGAGCGGGACCGGCCGTTCTGGCTGGTGCGGTGGGCGCTGCCCGAGGGCGGGGACGTCCCGCGGGCGCTGCACGCGCCCACGCCCACCGACGAGCCGCTCGACCTGCCCGCGCTGCTGATCGCGTCGTTCCCGCTGGCCCCCGACCGGCGGCACGCCGCCCCCGGGCCGCTGGCCGACTTCCTGGTGGAGCGGGCCGCCGACGCCTACGTGCGGCTGCTGGGGGCGCGGGCGGCGTCCCCGGAGGTGCTCCGGCTCGTGCCGGGGCCCGTGGCGGCGGGGGAGCTGGACGCGCGGCTGCGGCGGGCGATCCTCGAACGGCTCCCGGAGGCGCCCGTCCTGCCCGGCGGGGCCCGCGGACGGGACGCGCTGGTCCTGGACGCCCCGGCACCGTTCGTCGAACTGCTCGGCGGGCACGGGGACGGGGACGGGCCCGCGGTGTTCGGCGGGCTGCTCCCGGCCGGCTGGCCCGCGCGGAGCCCGGCCCTCGCGGCCCTCGGGGCGCGGCGGATCGAGCTGGCCGACGTGGTCGACGAGCTGGCCGCGATCGAGCGGGAACCGGGCTGGTGGCGCGGCGTGTACGCGGCGCTGGACGGCGCGGACGCCGACGGGCTCGGCGCGCTGCCCGTCCCGCTCGCCGACGACCGGCTGGTGCGGGGACCGCGCGGGCTGCTGATCGCCGACGGCGTCGACCCGGCGGGGCTGGGTGCGCTCGGGCTGCGGTTCGTCCACCCGGAGGCCGTGCATCCGCTGCTGCGGCGGCTGGGCGCGGTCGAGGCCGGGCCGCGGGCCGTCTTGGCCGACCCGGCGGTGCGGGCCGCGGTGGAGGAGTCGTTCGACGCCGAGGACCCCGCGGCGGTCGCGGAAGCGGTGCTCGGGCTGGTCGCGGCGGGATCGGTCGACCCCGGGGACGAGCCGTGGCTCGCGGAGCTGGCGCTCCCCGGCGAGGACGGCGAGCTCTACCCGGCGGGCGAGCTGCTGCTGCCGGGCAGCCCGCTCCGGGGGCTGATGGCGGACGACGCACCGTTCGGCGTGGTCGACGGGGAGGTCCTGGAGAGGTGGGGCGCCGAGGCCCTCGCGGCGGCCGGGGTCCTCGACGGGTTCGCGCTCGCCCGCGGCGAGGACGTCGACCTCACCGCGCTCGCCGACGAGGCCGAGACCCTCGAACTGGACGGCGAGGAGCGCTGGGCCGACGACGTCCTGCGCCGCATCGGCCCGCAGGACCTGCCCCCGGCCGTGCCCGAACTGACCGCCGTCCGCGATCTCGAGCTCGTCGACGACTGGGCCGCCGCGCTGCGGCTGCTCGCCGAACCGCCGTGGCGCGCCGCGATCGTCGAACCGGCGCACGTCACCCTGCACACGGGGCGGCGCGCGGCCGTCCCGTCCTACACGGCGTGGTGGCTGGCGCGGCGGCCGGTACTGGACGGGCGCCGCCCCGGCGAGTTCCGGCTGCCCGGGGACGACTCGCTGGCCGGGCTCTACGACCCGGCGCCCACCGGGCCGGACGGGCCGGACGAGCGGCTGCTGACGGCGCTCGGCGTCCGGACCTCGCTCGACGACCTGCTGGACGAGCCCGGCGGCGCCCGCGAGCTGCTGGAGCGGCTCGCGGACCCCGCCCGGGACGTCGCCCGCGACCGGCTCGGCGCCCTCTGGACGGCGCTCGCCGACGCGCTGGCCGACGAGCCCGACCTCGACGTGGACCCGCCGGAGCGGGTGCGGGCCGTGGTCGGCGCCGGCGTCGGCGATGGCGCCGGCGGCGCGGTCGAGGTCGTGGACGCGGGGGACGCGCTCGTCCTCGACCGTCCGGACCTGCTGCCGCTGCTGGCCGGGCAGCCGCTCGTGATCGCCGCGCGGGGCCGCGAGGACCGGCTCGCCGAGCTGCTCGACCTGCCGCTCGCGAGCGAGGAGGTCGCGGGCGAGGTCGGGGGCCCGGGGACGGAACGTCCCGTCCCGGACGCCGTCCGGGCCGTGCTGCCCGGCGCGCCGGACGTCTACCGCGCGCACGACCGCCTGACGGTGGACGGCACGGACGTGCCGTGGTGGGTGGGCGACGGCGGGGTGCACGCGGACGGCCCCGCGGGGCTGGCGCGCGCGCTGGCGTGGGCGGCCGGGGAGTGGGAGGCGCGGCTGCGGGCCGAGGCCGTCCTGCGCGACCCCGGGGCGCTGGCCGTCCTGCTCGCCGAGAGCGACCTGGACGGCTGA
- a CDS encoding DUF3027 domain-containing protein, which translates to MSPTRQSSPAPENAKTPPSAGKGTRRATAPRRTRTPAVDAACAEAVELARAAAEETAWPGRVGEHLGVRADADRVVTHAFECLDPAYRGWRWSVTVARASRAKNVTVDECVLLPGDDALLAPAWVPWLERLRPGDLGPGDLLPTAPDDVRLTPAYAQAAGGDREGQWEPGIGRARVLSREGRDEATARWYDGVHGPRAPIAASAPAQCSTCGFYLPLAGEMRQVFGVCANEYAPDDGRVVSADHGCGAHSEAVTVPAASEHGPPVIDELGYDIVPSPADDSASLDDEALGLG; encoded by the coding sequence GTGAGCCCAACGCGTCAGTCCAGCCCAGCTCCCGAGAACGCCAAGACCCCGCCGTCGGCGGGCAAGGGGACCCGCCGTGCCACGGCGCCCCGCCGCACCCGGACGCCCGCCGTCGATGCCGCCTGCGCCGAGGCCGTCGAGCTCGCCCGCGCGGCGGCGGAGGAGACGGCCTGGCCGGGACGGGTCGGGGAGCATCTCGGCGTCCGCGCCGACGCCGACCGGGTGGTCACGCACGCGTTCGAGTGCCTCGACCCCGCCTACCGGGGCTGGCGCTGGTCGGTCACCGTCGCGCGGGCGTCCCGCGCCAAGAACGTGACCGTCGACGAGTGCGTGCTGCTGCCCGGCGACGACGCGCTCCTCGCCCCGGCGTGGGTGCCCTGGCTCGAGCGGCTCCGCCCCGGTGATCTCGGCCCCGGCGACCTGCTGCCCACCGCGCCCGACGACGTCCGGCTCACCCCGGCGTACGCGCAGGCCGCCGGGGGCGACCGCGAGGGGCAGTGGGAGCCCGGCATCGGCCGGGCCCGGGTGCTGTCGCGCGAGGGCCGCGACGAGGCCACCGCCCGCTGGTACGACGGCGTGCACGGCCCGCGCGCCCCGATCGCCGCGTCCGCCCCCGCCCAGTGCTCCACCTGCGGTTTCTACCTCCCCCTCGCGGGCGAGATGCGCCAGGTGTTCGGCGTGTGCGCCAACGAGTACGCCCCCGACGACGGCCGCGTCGTCTCCGCCGACCACGGCTGCGGCGCGCACTCCGAGGCCGTCACGGTCCCGGCCGCGTCCGAGCACGGCCCCCCGGTGATCGACGAGCTCGGCTACGACATCGTCCCGTCCCCGGCGGACGACTCGGCGTCCCTGGACGACGAGGCGCTCGGCCTCGGCTGA
- a CDS encoding cold-shock protein has translation MPTGKVKWYDSDKGFGFLTRDDGGEVFVHSSALPGGVTTLKPGQRIEFGVVEGRRGQQAMQVRVLETLPSVEKAIAKQRRKKPDEMVLITEDLIKLLDGISNTYRRGKHPSAAEAKKIATVLRAVADDLGS, from the coding sequence GTGCCGACTGGCAAGGTCAAGTGGTACGACTCCGACAAGGGGTTCGGTTTCCTCACCCGTGACGACGGGGGTGAGGTCTTCGTGCACTCCTCGGCCCTGCCGGGAGGGGTGACGACGCTCAAGCCCGGGCAGCGCATCGAGTTCGGCGTGGTCGAGGGCAGGCGCGGGCAGCAGGCGATGCAGGTGCGGGTCCTGGAGACCCTGCCGTCGGTCGAGAAGGCCATCGCCAAGCAGCGGCGCAAGAAGCCGGACGAGATGGTGCTGATCACCGAGGACCTCATCAAGCTGCTCGACGGGATCTCCAACACCTACCGGCGCGGCAAGCACCCGTCCGCGGCCGAGGCCAAGAAGATCGCGACAGTGCTGCGCGCCGTGGCCGACGACCTCGGCTCCTGA